A window of Ignavibacteria bacterium contains these coding sequences:
- a CDS encoding FtsX-like permease family protein encodes MQIKESFKMALSSMRANKLRSSLTLVGIVIGLFSIIVVMTSIGAIQSSIETSLNLLGTNTFVVQKYPAIRMGMHSWRKYRNRQDITADQGLELQRRAKLPLAVGMLLERGGRTVKYKDNSTNPNVSVQGINTDAMQTLNIVIEFGRGLTNQDIEFSKDVCVIGNYLIEKLFPFSDPIGETIRVDGHNFLVVGVYEKRGGALGSGQDNFVSIPITVFQQIYGKDAGGAITVTAASRELYQHTLDEVEGILRTIRKVPPQKENDFEIISNESMLTQVNEITKYFKIGAAVVAFIALLAAGVGIMNIMLVSVTERTKEIGIRKSIGATRKNILSQFLMEAIVICQVGGIVGIVLGIIGGAVISSYLKISAILPVDWIVIGLVVCSFVGILFGVYPAYKAANLDPIEALRYE; translated from the coding sequence ATGCAAATAAAAGAAAGTTTCAAAATGGCACTTTCGTCGATGCGGGCGAATAAGCTTCGTTCATCATTGACGTTGGTTGGAATTGTTATTGGATTGTTTTCTATCATCGTTGTTATGACATCAATTGGAGCGATTCAGAGCAGCATCGAGACTTCACTAAATCTGCTTGGAACAAATACTTTTGTCGTGCAAAAATATCCTGCAATAAGAATGGGAATGCACAGCTGGCGTAAATACAGAAACCGTCAAGATATTACCGCTGATCAAGGATTAGAACTACAACGCCGGGCAAAACTTCCACTCGCTGTAGGAATGCTTCTCGAGCGCGGCGGCAGAACAGTTAAGTACAAAGACAACTCAACTAATCCAAATGTATCTGTGCAAGGAATTAATACTGATGCAATGCAAACACTTAACATTGTGATTGAGTTTGGCCGCGGTCTGACAAATCAAGATATTGAATTCTCAAAAGATGTTTGCGTGATCGGAAATTATCTTATAGAAAAACTTTTTCCATTCAGCGATCCAATAGGTGAGACAATCAGAGTTGATGGACACAATTTTTTAGTTGTAGGTGTCTATGAAAAGCGCGGAGGTGCTTTAGGCAGCGGTCAGGATAATTTTGTCTCTATACCAATTACTGTGTTTCAACAAATTTATGGTAAAGATGCAGGCGGAGCAATTACTGTAACTGCAGCAAGCCGAGAATTATATCAGCATACTTTGGATGAAGTTGAAGGCATATTACGAACAATCCGTAAAGTCCCGCCGCAAAAAGAAAATGATTTCGAAATTATTTCAAACGAATCAATGCTCACGCAAGTAAATGAAATTACAAAATATTTCAAGATCGGGGCAGCAGTTGTGGCGTTCATTGCACTTCTTGCAGCCGGTGTTGGAATAATGAACATTATGCTTGTTTCTGTGACAGAACGCACGAAGGAAATTGGAATTAGAAAATCCATCGGTGCAACCAGGAAAAACATTTTATCTCAATTTCTAATGGAAGCAATTGTGATCTGTCAAGTCGGCGGTATCGTTGGAATCGTTCTCGGTATAATTGGAGGAGCTGTGATTTCATCGTATTTAAAAATATCCGCTATCCTTCCTGTTGATTGGATAGTCATCGGTCTAGTTGTCTGTTCGTTTGTTGGAATATTGTTTGGAGTTTATCCCGCATATAAAGCCGCAAATCTCGATCCCATCGAAGCACTTAGATATGAATAA